The proteins below are encoded in one region of Hordeum vulgare subsp. vulgare chromosome 3H, MorexV3_pseudomolecules_assembly, whole genome shotgun sequence:
- the LOC123442976 gene encoding DNA polymerase epsilon subunit B, translating to MAAPSAAMRKKLQRKFRLRGFTLKVDALEEAAAFLARFPDAEDEALDLLLDELDKEPLKSSILDRDAVRRVVSLLVEAEEAVDAASPSATSVQSALRVVDSFVVPRFQYDPIKKVFYEHTGRLALHGEAGDKAALYRDRYQVLLQRLARDKYFSKPAFESVMTENDSCEITSIQSLVGCTGRRWIMGVISQLEERQFYLEDLTGAVPIDLANAKITSGFFVENTVIVAEGELLSNGIFQVNTCGFPPLEDRATSLSLLMGLDFFGGGVIPTEEALRLSSLENKSVNDMFVILSDVWLDSYETMEKLGVVLDGYESVEVVPSLFVLMGNFCSRPCNLAFNSFEELRLQFGKLGEMIASRTRLKEHSRFLFIPGPDDAGPSKALPRCALPKYLIEELQKHIPNAIFVSNPCRVKFYTQEIVFFRQDLLYRMRRSCLIPPTTEETSDPFEHLVATITHQSHLCPLPLTVQPIIWNYDHCLRLYPTPDMIVLADKSEQKAFKYTGITCFNPGSFANDSTFAAYRPCTKEVELSALES from the exons atGGCGGCGCCGTCGGCAGCCATGCGCAAGAAGCTGCAGCGCAAATTCCGGCTGCGTGGCTTCACCCTCAAAGTTgatgccctcgaggaggccgccgCCTTCCTCGCCCGCTTCCCCGACGCCGAGGACGAGGCCCTCGACCTCCTCCTCGACGAGCTCGACAAAGAGCCGC TGAAATCGTCGATACTGGACCGGGACGCGGTCCGTCGCGTGGTGTCCCTACTGGTCGAGGCGGAGGAGGCGGTCGACGCGGCATCGCCTTCCGCCACCAGCGTCCAGTCGGCGCTGCGGGTGGTAGACTCGTTCGTCGTGCCGCGGTTCCAGTACGACCCAATCAAGAAAGTGTTCTACGA GCATACTGGAAGATTAGCCCTCCATGGAGAAGCTGGAGATAAAGCCGCCCTTTACAGGGATAGGTATCAAGTGCTGCTTCAGAGGCTCGCTCGTGATAAATATTTCTCCAAGCCAGCTTTTGAGTCTGTTATGACTGAAAATGATAGTTGTGAG ATTACTTCCATACAGTCCTTAGTTGGGTGCACTGGGCGGAGATGGATCATGGGGGTCATATCACAGTTGGAGGAACGCCAGTTCTACTTGGAGGATCTTACTGGAGCAGTGCCAATTGACTTGGCGAATGCA AAGATTACTTCAGGTTTCTTTGTTGAAAACACAGTGATTGTAGCAGAAGGGGAATTACTTTCAAATGGCATTTTCCAG GTCAATACCTGTGGGTTTCCTCCCTTAGAGGACCGGGCAACATCACTTTCACTGCTCATGGGGcttgatttctttggtggaggtgTCATACCAACTGAAGAAGCA CTAAGATTGTCATCACTAGAAAATAAGTCTGTGAATGACATGTTTGTCATTCTTTCAGATGTTTGGCTCGACAGTTATGAG ACTATGGAGAAGTTGGGTGTTGTTCTTGATGGCTATGAAAGCGTGGAAGTagttccttctctctttgttcTAATGGGAAATTTCTGCTCTCGGCCCTGCAATCTGGCATTCAATTCGTTTGAAGAACTCAG ATTGCAGTTTGGAAAGCTTGGTGAGATGATCGCATCTCGAACTAGGTTAAAGGAACACAGTCGTTTTTTATTCATTCCTGGTCCTGATGATGCAG GACCTTCTAAAGCTCTCCCAAGGTGTGCGCTCCCGAAGTATCTAATTGAGGAACTTCAGAAGCACATCCCAAATGCTATATTTGTAAGCAACCCCTGCAG GGTTAAGTTTTATACACAAGAAATCGTGTTTTTCCGGCAAGATCTCCTTTACAGGATGCGCCGGTCATGCTTGATTCCACCAACAACGGAAGAAACAAGTGACCCATTTGAACAT CTAGTAGCAACTATTACCCATCAGAGCCATCTGTGTCCATTGCCTCTTACAGTGCAACCTATCATATGGAACTACGATCATTGCCTACGGCTGTATCCAACTCCTGACATG ATAGTATTGGCTGACAAGAGTGAGCAGAAGGCCTTCAAATATACAGGAATCACTTGCTTCAATCCTGGTTCTTTTGCGAACGACAGCACCTTTGCAGCATACCGTCCTTGCACTAAGGAGGTTGAGCTTTCTGCATTAGAAAGCTAA